Proteins from a single region of Corylus avellana chromosome ca11, CavTom2PMs-1.0:
- the LOC132166062 gene encoding photosystem I reaction center subunit N, chloroplastic — translation MAAMNSGVLACNYAISGAGSSDLNAKLASMPSVASPVVPSRKLPVIRAQQASVSEPKESKRNEGRRAALLYLTATLFTTAAAASNSSATAGVIDEYLEKSKANKELNDKKRLATSGANFARAYTVQFGTCKFPENFTGCQDLAKQKKVPFISDDLQLECEGKDKYKCGSNVFWKW, via the exons ATGGCAGCCATGAACTCTGGTGTTTTGGCATGCAACTATGCCATCTCAGGGGCTGGATCGTCCGATCTTAATGCCAAGCTTGCTTCCATGCCTTCTGTTGCATCCCCAGTTGTGCCATCTCGCAAGTTGCCTGTGATAAGAGCCCAACAGGCTTCAGTCTCTGAACCAAAAGAATCAAAAAGGAATGAAGGAAGAAGGGCTGCTCTGCTTTACCTGACAGCAACCCTCTTCACAACTGCTGCTGCTGCCTCCAATTCCTCTGCCACTGCTGGGGTTATCGACGAATACCTTGAAAAGAGCAAAGCTAACAAG GAACTGAATGACAAGAAGAGGTTGGCCACAAGTGGAGCAAACTTTGCACGGGCTTATACAGTTCAATTTGGGACATGCAAGTTCCCTGAGAACTTCACAGGGTGCCAAGATCTTGCCAAGCAAAAG AAAGTGCCATTTATTTCTGACGATTTGCAGTTGGAATGCGAAGGGAAGGACAAATACAAGTGTGGTTCCAATGTTTTCTGGAAATGGTAA
- the LOC132166387 gene encoding probable polygalacturonase: MWWELWWNRTLEHTRGHLVELMNSHNILISNLTFLNSPFWTIHPVYCSNVVIKDMTILAPLNAPNTDGIDPDSSTNVCIEDCYIESGDDLVAVKSGWDQYGIAMSRPSSNIIVRRVSGTTPTCSGVGIGSEMSGGISNVTVEDLHVWDSAAGVRIKSDKGRGGYIANISFSNITMERVKIPIRFSRGSNDHPDEGWNPKAVPKVKGIFISNLLSLNSTKAPVLEGIEDAIFEEICFKNVTLLGLAPSRTWKCEFVSGFSSKVLPMPCPHLQNNGSPSWCSHSS, encoded by the exons ATGTGGTGGGAACTTTGGTGGAACAGAACATTGGAGCATACCAGAGGCCACCTGGTTGAGCTAATGAACTCTCACAACATTCTCATCTCAAATCTCACTTTCCTCAATTCTCCCTTTTGGACCATTCATCCCGTTTACTGCAG TAATGTTGTTATCAAAGACATGACAATCTTGGCTCCTCTCAACGCACCAAATACAGATGGTATAGATCCAG ACTCAAGCACCAATGTATGCATTGAAGACTGTTATATAGAGAGTGGGGATGATCTTGTAGCAGTAAAGAGTGGTTGGGATCAATATGGTATCGCCATGTCCCGTCCAAGTTCCAACATTATTGTCAGGAGAGTTTCTGGCACTACGCCGACATGTTCTGGGGTCGGAATTGGTAGCGAGATGTCCGGTGGAATTTCAAATGTAACTGTTGAGGATTTGCATGTTTGGGATTCAGCAGCTGGGGTGCGTATAAAATCAGATAAAGGTAGAGGGGGATATATAGCAAATATCAGTTTTAGCAACATAACCATGGAGAGAGTCAAGATACCCATAAGGTTCAGTAGAGGCTCTAATGACCACCCTGATGAAGGATGGAATCCCAAAGCTGTCCCCAAAGTGAAGggtatttttataagtaatctgCTCAGTTTAAATTCAACAAAAGCACCCGTACTGGAGGGCATTGAGGATGCAATATTTGAAGAGATATGCTTTAAAAATGTCACACTTCTTGGCTTAGCTCCATCCAGGACATGGAAGTGTGAATTTGTTTCAGGATTTTCCAGTAAGGTGCTTCCAATGCCATGTCCACACTTGCAGAACAATGGCTCTCCCTCCTGGTGTTCACACAGCTCATAA
- the LOC132166040 gene encoding probable polygalacturonase has product MNSAKPLWGVLTGNFVRPSWAPLILLFTLLAILLVQFSTRPVFPEWLISGSTGPCDVADDPRTCAGFFGAVPRRKVVMSITEFGGVGDGKTSNTETFRRAVRHMQGFGEKGGSQLNVPRGRWLTGSFNLTSNFTLFLQEGAVILGSQDPEEWPIIEPLPSYGRGRERLGGRHISLIHGDGLTNVVITGQKGTIDGQGRMWWELWWNRTLEHTRGHLVELMNSQNILISNLTFLNSPFWNIHPVYCSNVVIKDMTILAPPNAPNTDGIDPDSSTNVCIEDCYIESGDDLVAVKSGWDQYGITMSRPSSNIIVRRVSGTTPTCSGVGIGSEMSGGISNVTVEDLHVWDSAAGVRIKSDKGRGGYIANISFSNITMERVKIPIRFSRGSNDHPDEGWDPKAVPKVKGIFISNVISLNSTKAPVLEGIEDAIFEEICFKNVTLLGLAPSMTWKCEFVSGFSSKVLPMPCPHLQNNGSPSWCSHSS; this is encoded by the exons ATGAACTCCGCAAAACCGTTGTGGGGTGTACTGACGGGTAACTTTGTCAGACCCTCATGGGCGCCGCTGATTCTGTTATTCACGCTCCTGGCGATACTGCTCGTCCAATTCTCAACCAGACCCGTTTTCCCGGAGTGGTTGATATCCGGGTCGACCGGACCCTGTGACGTCGCGGATGACCCGAGGACATGCGCCGGGTTTTTCGGGGCCGTGCCGAGGAGAAAGGTGGTGATGTCTATCACGGAGTTCGGAGGAGTTGGCGACGGGAAAACGTCCAACACCGAAACGTTTCGGAGGGCGGTACGGCACATGCAGGGTTTCGGCGAGAAAGGTGGGTCCCAGCTGAACGTGCCGAGGGGGAGGTGGCTCACAGGCAGCTTTAACCTCACCAGTAATTTCACCCTCTTTCTCCAAGAGGGCGCTGTGATTCTTGGCTCCCAG GATCCGGAAGAATGGCCTATAATAGAGCCATTGCCCTCTTAtggaagagggagagagagattaggaGGAAGACACATAAGCCTTATACATGGAGATGGTCTCACTAATGTTGTAATTACAG GACAGAAGGGAACAATTGACGGGCAGGGGAGGATGTGGTGGGAACTTTGGTGGAACAGAACATTGGAGCATACCAGAGGCCACCTGGTTGAGCTAATGAACTCTCAGAACATTCTCATCTCAAATCTCACTTTCCTCAATTCTCCCTTTTGGAACATTCATCCCGTTTACTGCAG TAATGTTGTTATCAAAGACATGACAATCTTGGCTCCTCCCAATGCACCAAATACAGATGGTATAGATCCAG ACTCAAGCACCAATGTATGTATTGAAGACTGTTATATCGAGAGTGGGGATGATCTTGTAGCAGTAAAGAGTGGTTGGGATCAATATGGTATCACCATGTCTCGGCCGAGCTCCAACATTATTGTCAGGAGAGTTTCCGGCACTACCCCGACATGTTCTGGGGTTGGAATTGGTAGCGAGATGTCCGGTGGAATTTCAAATGTAACTGTTGAGGATTTGCATGTTTGGGATTCAGCAGCTGGGGTGCGTATAAAATCAGATAAAGGTAGAGGGGGATATATAGCAAATATCAGTTTTAGCAACATAACCATGGAGAGAGTCAAGATACCCATAAGGTTCAGTAGAGGCTCTAATGACCACCCTGATGAAGGATGGGATCCCAAAGCTGTCCCCAAAGTGAAGggtatttttataagtaatgtgaTCAGTTTAAATTCAACAAAAGCGCCCGTACTGGAGGGCATTGAGGATGCAATATTTGAAGAGATATGCTTTAAAAATGTCACACTTCTTGGCTTAGCTCCATCCATGACATGGAAGTGTGAATTTGTTTCAGGATTTTCCAGTAAGGTGCTTCCAATGCCATGTCCACACTTGCAGAACAATGGCTCTCCCTCCTGGTGTTCACACAGCTCATAA
- the LOC132165017 gene encoding G-type lectin S-receptor-like serine/threonine-protein kinase At4g27290 has translation MEALTHLFVFYSFLFSLLRTSISLDTITPSQSIRDGGSALVSAGGHFQLGFFSPGNPDRRYVGIWYTVSLDIVVWVANREAPLSDHLGVLKLVDDGVLVLLNSTNGTVWSSRSTTSTTPQNPVAQLLDTGNLAVKDGNDDKPEKFLWQSFDYPCDTQLPEMKLGWNLVTGLDRFISSWKSTEDPAQGEYSVHIDHRGLPQRVNMKGNSTKTRAGSWNGVGFTGHQGLRPNTVFDYEFVLNEKEVYFEFKLFNTSVFTRFVINPTGVAQRFTWNDRKQIWESFFTSEADQCENYGLCGGNATCNINKSPVCACLEGFLPQFQKDWDSADWSDGCVRRTPLECNDTDGFLMRTGLKLPDTSASWYNKSMTLQECKGMCLKNCSCTAYASLNISEGGSGCVLWFGSLIDIREYSEGGQDLHVRMAKSELALLEKQRHSNKKKLVGIIVGSALLVVGMIIVGLVSYIWKKKLKNPGLVLGIQRKDYDNEGGKEDMELAILFDLAVIINATNNFSNNNKLGEGGFGPVYKGTLPEGKDIAVKRLSKNSGQGLNELKNEVILIAKLQHRNLVKLLGCCIQENENMLIYEYMPNKSLDSFIFDQAKSKLLDWHKRLNIIRGIAKGLLYLHEDSRLRIIHRDLKASNILLDNNMNPKISDFGVARSFGGDQIDSETTKIIGTQ, from the exons ATGGAAGCCTTAAcccatctttttgttttctactcTTTCTTATTCTCCCTCTTAAGAACCTCCATTTCTCTGGACACTATTACTCCAAGTCAGTCAATCAGAGACGGTGGCAGTGCTTTAGTTTCAGCTGGCGGACACTTTCAATTGGGATTCTTCAGCCCAGGTAATCCCGATCGTCGCTATGTGGGAATTTGGTACACAGTATCTTTGGACATAGTTGTATGGGTAGCCAATAGAGAAGCTCCGCTTAGCGATCACTTGGGAGTTTTAAAGCTCGTTGATGATGGAGTTCTTGTGCTTCTTAATAGCACCAACGGTACTGTTTGGTCATCTAGATCTACTACATCAACAACCCCACAAAATCCAGTTGCACAGCTGTTGGACACCGGGAATCTAGCTGTGAAAGATGGGAATGATGATAAACCAGAGAAGTTTTTGTGGCAGAGTTTTGATTATCCTTGTGACACACAACTGCCGGAAATGAAGCTTGGATGGAACTTGGTAACTGGTCTAGATAGGTTTATTTCATCTTGGAAGAGCACGGAAGATCCTGCTCAAGGTGAGTATTCAGTACACATAGATCACCGTGGGCTTCCGCAAAGGGTTAATATGAAGGGAAATTCAACAAAGACTAGAGCAGGGTCATGGAATGGCGTTGGTTTTACGGGTCATCAAGGGTTGAGACCGAATACAGTATTTGATTATGAATTCGTGTTGAATGAGAAGGAGGTCTATTTCGAGTTCAAACTCTTTAACACTTCTGTTTTCACAAGATTTGTGATCAACCCAACAGGCGTTGCGCAACGATTCACATGGAATGATCGGAAACAGATTTGGGAATCTTTCTTTACATCCGAGGCAGATCAGTGCGAAAATTATGGCTTATGCGGTGGAAATGCTACCTGCAACATCAATAAGTCTCCTGTATGTGCATGCTTGGAAGGATTCTTACCTCAGTTTCAAAAAGATTGGGATTCAGCAGATTGGTCGGATGGGTGTGTTCGAAGGACTCCTTTGGAATGCAATGACACAGATGGATTCCTAATGCGCACGGGGTTGAAATTGCCTGACACATCTGCTTCCTGGTACAACAAGAGCATGACCCTCCAGGAATGCAAAGGAATGTGTTTGAAAAACTGCTCCTGCACAGCATATGCAAGTTTAAATATCAGCGAAGGAGGAAGCGGATGCGTGCTTTGGTTTGGTAGCCTAATTGATATAAGAGAATACTCCGAGGGTGGGCAAGACCTCCATGTAAGGATGGCCAAATCCGAACTGG CTCTTCTTGAGAAGCAAAGGCACTCCAACAAGAAGAAACTAGTAGGAATTATAGTTGGCTCTGCATTACTAGTTGTGGGAATGATAATAGTTGGACTGGTCTCGTACATATGgaagaagaaactcaaaaacCCAG GATTGGTATTAGGAATTCAAAGGAAGGATTATGACAATGAAGGTGGGAAGGAAGATATGGAGTTAGCGATATTATTTGATCTGGCGGTCATAATTAATGcgacaaataatttttcaaacaataACAAGCTAGGAGAAGGTGGCTTTGGACCTGTGTACAAG GGTACATTGCCGGAAGGGAAAGATATAGCTGTGAAGAGACTTTCAAAGAATTCTGGACAAGGATTGAACGagttaaaaaatgaagttatattGATTGCCAAACTTCAACATCGTAATCTTGTAAAGCTTCTTGGttgttgcattcaagaaaatgaaaacatgctaatctatgaatacatgcccaacaaaagcttggactcctttatttttg ATCAAGCAAAGAGTAAATTACTAGATTGGCATAAGCGCCTAAACATTATTCGTGGCATTGCTAAAGGGCTTCTCTATCTTCATGAAGACTCTAGACTAAGAATTATCCATAGGGATCTCAAAGCTAGCAATATTCTTTTGGATAAcaatatgaatccaaaaatttcggACTTTGGTGTGGCTAGATCATTTGGAGGAGATCAAATTGATTCCGAGACCACTAAGATTATTGGAACACAGTAA